The Theileria annulata chromosome 3, complete sequence, *** SEQUENCING IN PROGRESS *** genome has a segment encoding these proteins:
- a CDS encoding 2-oxoglutarate dehydrogenase E1 component, putative (note;~Tap-24g11.q1c.C.cand.213 - score = 92.63): protein MRSGLIRIGRQLRQFENFHGESSNYLEYLYYVYRTNPEDLQPSWQNYFSLLEQGKKYILPQIERKLGHKYNGFGGTLIGNQATSQATELFKKVSNGVVGLEALKLNELASAYRTYGHLISTLDPLKLPKEVPFFRNINGIYDKLNAEKYFNKEDLTKKIPNLGLGGVFNMTGTVEELVSKLKDRYCGNISFEFGHIANSDEVAFLINEIENDDFLKFNKEDHLKCFTSICKAVKFEQFCAKTFPTLKRFGMDGIETLLLLLQSIEENGRNFGINSIMMTMSHRGRLNILCNFLDKPFQESFAEFRGANWFINSSFRSGDVKYHNGYRTTKNGVEIQMISNSSHLQFSHPVLTGLVKAKQYYENDRNQSKILPIAVHGNSAISGQGMPYEVVQMSKIDGYGIGGTINIIVNNQIGFTANQLEASSSRYPSDVGKVIDSPIIHVNAYSIESVMFAGKLATKYRYKFKNDVFINLVGFRRFGHNELDMPKFTNAEMYSKVDETPNLMVYYKNYLENLGFDRGELDEIENSTGSDFLNSLNLSKQISRTIVPVQNENWLPIANGFSGMINTYLRKNKSVVELLDKTIDSDMKLTDSLDAPVETGIDKNLLLELGTKCVTVPSDIKMHNSVKKIFDARLQCLSTGMNFDTAMSEILAFSSLANEGFHVRLSGQESKRGTFSHRHSHVQCQTTFKYHNVFEGFDVSIYNSYLSELAAMGFEYGYSLYSPKTLNIWEAQFGDFVNGAQVIVDAFVTSAETKWNYFSGLVLFLPHGYDGQGPDHSSSRVERFLQLSNDNEDLVDNLKYGDDYAKLVNISVVNCSVASNFFHVLRRQMHRSFRKPMICITGKKLLKLRSSFSTIDEYLTGTKFRRYIPDNKFARETGEVSKEGEKARNPDEVKRVIMCTGQIYYDLLEYREENEEWRNVPISRMEEITPFPAQHVLDDLKRFKNLETLVWCQEEHENSGCFYFLRERLNNVLKMLKSEGHCPKVSTSVKYSGRYPCATTAVGDPKMHEHETVLVKQAFTV from the exons atgaGATCTGGACTAATTAGAATCGGCCGACAGTTGAGGCAGTTTGAAAACTTTCACGGAGAAAGCTCAAATTATCTAGAATATCTTTACTACGTCTATCGCACCAACCCCGAAGACTTACAGCCGTCATGGCAAAATTATTTCTCTCTCCTGGAACAaggaaaaaaatatatacttCCACAAATAGAAAGAAAACTTGGACATAAATAT AATGGATTTGGTGGAACTTTGATAGGTAATCAAGCAACAAGCCAGGCAACTGAACTCTTTAAGAAAGTGTCAAATG GAGTAGTTGGACTGGAAGCATTGAAGCTAAATGAGTTGGCCAGCGCATATAGGACATACGGCCACCTGATTTCAACACTGGACCCATTAAAACTGCCCAAAGAAGTTCCTTTCTTTAGAAATATAAACGGAATTTACGACAAG ctTAACGCCGAAAAGTATTTCAACAAGGAAGATCTGACTAAGAAAATCCCAAACCTGGGTCTTGGAGGTGTTTTTAATATGACAGGAACAGTAGAAGAATTGGTCAGCAAGCTTAAGGATCGCTACTGTGGCAATATTTCGTTCGAGTTTGGACATATCGCGAATTCTGACGAAGTTGCATTCCTGATCAATGAGATTGAAAATGACGATTTCCTAAAATTCAATAAAGAAGATCACCTGAAATGTTTTACATCTATTTGCAAGGCGGTCAAATTTGAGCAGTTTTG CGCCAAGACTTTCCCTACACTAAAGAGGTTTGGCATGGATGGGATCGAGACACTTCTGTTGCTTTTACAGTCAATTGAGGAAAATGGAAGAAATTTCGGAATAAACTCAATAATGATGACAATGTCACACCGAGGAAGATTGAACATTTTGTGTAACTTTTTGGATAAACCGTTCCAGGAATCATTCGCAGAGTTTCGC gGTGCCAACTGGTTTATTAATAGCAGTTTCAGAAGCGGAGatgtaaaatatcataACGGATATAGAACGACGAAGAACGGAGTAGAAATACAAATGATATCTAACTCAAGCCATTTGCAATTTTCACACCCAGTGCTAACCGGGTTGGTGAAGGCGAAGCAGTATTACGAGAATGACAGAAACCAGAGTAAAATATTGCCAATTGCAGTACACGGAAATTCAGCAATTTCAGGGCAGGGAATGCCATACGAAGTTGTACAAATGTCAAAAATCGACGGCTATGGAATAGGAGGAACAATTAATATCA TTGTAAATAACCAAATCGGATTCACAGCAAACCAGCTGGAAGCCTCATCATCAAGATACCCTTCAGAT GTGGGAAAGGTAATTGATAGCCCAATAATACATGTGAACGCATATTCAATTGAAAGCGTGATGTTTGCCGGGAAATTAGCAACTAAGTACCGATACAAGTTTAAGAACGACGTGTTTATTAATTTGGTCGGCTTCAGAAGATTTGGTCACAATGAACTGGACATGCCCAAGTTTACAAACGCAGAAATGTACTCGAAGGTGGACGAGACGCCCAATCTTATGGTGTactataaaaattacctgGAAAACCTGGGATTCGACAGGGGAGAATTGgatgaaattgaaaatagCACAGGATCAGACTTTCTAAACTCATTAAACCTCTCGAAGCAGATTTCAAGGACAATTGTGCCAGTCCAGAACGAAAACTGGTTACCGATAGCAAATGGTTTCTCAGGCATGATTAACACATACCTAAGAAAGAATAAAAGCGTTGTTGAGCTGTTGGATAAAACGATAGATAGTGACATGAAGTTAACAGATTCTTTGGACGCACCAGTGGAAACTGGTATAGATAAAAACCTGCTTTTGGAGTTGGGTACCAAGTGTGTGACGGTCCCCAGTGACATCAAGATGCACAACTCAGTGAAGAAGATTTTCGACGCAAGACTGCAGTGTCTATCGACAGGCATGAACTTTGACACCGCAATGAGTGAGATTTTGGCCTTTTCATCACTTGCAAATGAAGGTTTTCATGTAAGATTGTCGGGCCAGGAGTCTAAAAGAGGAACTTTTTCCCACAGGCACTCCCATGTTCAGTGTCAAACTACGTTTAAATACCACAACGTGTTTGAAG gCTTTGATGTGAGTATCTACAACTCATATTTGAGTGAGCTTGCAGCCATGGGCTTCGAATACGGTTACAGTTTATACTCGCCAAAAACCCTAAATATATGGGAAGCACAGTTTGGTGATTTCGTGAATGGCGCTCAGGTTATTGTAGACGCGTTTGTAACCTCTGCAGAAACCAAGTGGAACTACTTCTCAGGCTTGGTGCTGTTCTTACCTCACGGATATGATGGTCAAGGACCAGACCATTCTTCATCAAg aGTTGAGAGGTTTTTACAATTGAGTAACGATAATGAGGACCTAGTCGATAACTTAAAGTACGGAGATGACTATGCGAAGCTGGTGAATATCTCAGTGGTGAATTGCAGTGTGGCGAGCAACTTTTTCCACGTTTTAAGAAGACAAATGCATAGAAGTTTTAGAAAGCCAATGATTTGCATAACAGGAAAGAAACTACTGAAATTGAGGTCCTCATTCAGCACAATAGATGAATACCTGACTGGAACTAAATTTAGAAGATACATACCAGATAACAAGTTTGCAAGAGAAACCGGAGAAGTGAGTAAGGAAGGTGAAAAGGCTCGTAATCCAGATGAAGTCAAGAGAGTAATAATGTGTACAGGCCAAATATACTATGACTTATTGGAGTACAGagaagaaaatgaagaatgGAGGAATGTTCCAATATCAAGAATGGAGGAAATAACACCGTTTCCAGCACAGCATGTGCTAGATGACCTGAAGAGGTTTAAGAACCTAGAAACACTCGTGTGGTGCCAAGAGGAGCATGAAAACAGCGGTTGCTTCTACTTCTTGAGGGAAAGGCTAAATAACGTGTTAAAGATGCTGAAAAGTGAAGGCCACTGTCCCAAGGTTAGTACTTCAGTGAAGTACTCCGGAAGGTACCCGTGTGCAACCACAGCAGTGGGAGACCCGAAGATGCACGAACACGAAACTGTACTAGTAAAACAGGCCTTTACTGTTTAA
- a CDS encoding uncharacterized protein (note;~Tap-24g11.q1c.C.cand.212 - score = 10.81;~4 probable transmembrane helices predicted for TA05280 by TMHMM2.0 at aa 21-43, 53-75, 82-104 and 124-146): MKWFKIPWHSRGSTPSQVLKLVVYPLCTSLLTCCLSLNVLIYVLVNSRKFSDFVIALCYCSSIVSSASFILYVLAIVYSNYIFVIMPTLLQFILTVSSISVLVNFWCMSLSSKRSLVFNIVKYVLTFFCTILVIIQFRLALVSVALGKAMYERGNSWDLDDLESVDQYFKTHSIAIV; the protein is encoded by the exons ATGAAATGGTTTAAGATTCCATGGCATAGCAGAGGGTCAACGCCAAGCCAAGTACTGAAGTTGGTTGTTTACCCACTTTGTACATCACTATTGACATGTTGTTTGTCACTGAACGTACTAATATATGTTCTGGTCAACTCTCGAAAGTTCTCAGATTTTGTAATAGCCCTTTGCTATTGCTCAAGCATAGTTTCTTCTGCCTCTTTCATATTATACGTACTCGCAATCGTCTACTCTAATTACATATTCGTCATAATGCCAACATTACTTCAATTTATACTGACTGTATCATCT atcAGCGTTTTGGTCAACTTTTGGTGCATGAGTCTCTCGTCCAAAAGGTCTCTGGTGTTTAACATAGTAAAGTATGTTTTGACCTTTTTCTGTACTATACTGGTCATAATCCAATTCCGCCTAGCATTGGTCTCAGTGGCCCTAGGGAAGGCGATGTATGAAAGAGGAAACTCCTGGGATCTAGACGATCTCGAATCAGTAGACCAATACTTCAAAACACACTCAATTGCtattgtttaa
- a CDS encoding uncharacterized protein (note;~Tap-24g11.q1c.cand.32 - score = 22.69), producing the protein MKTRGLKVTFNDEGRLTTFKPSDPFEYEKTKVRKVYGTKITQALLASLHDINSKIATSNTVNLDTPNLACVNSEHTDVQDDPKPQNLQTDKSHLIDENYVKIISDKICDSCYDMYSHCNRTFKRKIFEICSNIKRESNSELREKILTRKMSISQLLTTETVELAPEDVREKRRQDIEKHYIRNVIIKDSDTIIPNSQNFLPDDSLSIDSSINKKPVSPVTSQRIEINSLSKLGTENADLSKDENPDIMASLNKISELYTMNKKTRIIEDDDIKLLIPPKSDFYKFENVYERISKRLNSLPTNLSRPFWDPFNTATKRVELLMERSSILKNTFQ; encoded by the coding sequence atgAAGACTCGTGGTTTGAAGGTTACTTTTAACGATGAGGGTCGCCTTACCACTTTCAAACCTTCCGATCCATTTGAGTATGAGAAAACAAAAGTGAGAAAAGTCTACGGTACAAAAATTACACAGGCTTTACTAGCCTCTTTACATGATATTAACTCAAAGATCGCCACTTCAAATACAGTAAACCTTGACACTCCTAATTTAGCCTGTGTTAACTCTGAACATACCGATGTTCAGGATGATCCAAAACCACAAAATTTACAAACCGACAAATCACATCTTATAGATGAGAATTATGTGAAAATCATATCTGATAAGATATGCGACTCTTGTTATGATATGTACTCGCACTGTAATCGGACTTTTAAGCGTAAGatatttgaaatttgtTCTAACATAAAACGTGAGAGTAATTCTGAGCTTCGTGAGAAGATTCTGACTAGGAAAATGTCAATTTCTCAACTGCTAACCACTGAAACTGTGGAACTTGCCCCTGAGGATGTTCGTGAGAAACGCCGCCAAGATATCGAAAAACACTATATAAGGAACGTTATAATCAAGGATTCAGACACTATTATACCTAACTctcaaaattttttaccaGATGATTCACTTTCCATTGACTCttctattaataaaaaaccTGTTTCGCCAGTTACTTCTCAAAGAATTGAAATCAATAGTTTAAGTAAATTAGGCACTGAAAATGCAGATCTATCTAAGGACGAAAATCCTGACATAATGGCAAGTTTGAATAAGATAAGTGAGCTGTACACCATGAACAAGAAGACTAGAATCATAGAAGACGATGACATAAAGTTATTGATTCCACCAAAATCTGACTTTTACAAGTTTGAAAACGTCTATGAGAGGATTTCTAAACGTTTAAACTCGCTTCCAACTAATTTATCCAGGCCATTTTGGGACCCATTCAACACTGCAACGAAGCGTGTTGAGCTTTTAATGGAAAGATCTTCAATTTTGAAAAACACCTTCCAATAA
- a CDS encoding uncharacterized protein (There is small overlap at the 3' end with gene TA05295;~1 probable transmembrane helix predicted for TA05290 by TMHMM2.0 at aa 143-165), which produces MNEISSDDEIELTSSLNPDGPSLGVSRKDLSEIVEKLEEINKFDNKVQSTVNTLEDCITNSTLSIYDLIENNNKILEKKEDSLNTTSTNNTVTLESKEKKLTIGISYGDIKLNIDNVNVKIKSHKKEKTTTEANSSIADDLHNGFAAVTKYQMILLILLVVLNVFRK; this is translated from the coding sequence ATGAACGAAATAAGCAGCGACGATGAAATAGAACTGACGTCGTCTTTGAATCCGGACGGACCTTCGTTGGGAGTCTCCAGGAAAGATTTGAGTGAAATAGTGGAGAAGCTGGAGGAGATAAATAAGTTTGATAATAAAGTACAAAGCACTGTAAACACTCTGGAAGATTGCATAACAAACTCTACACTAAGCATCTATGACCTTATagagaataataataaaatactAGAGAAAAAAGAGGATAGTCTTAACACCACATCCACCAATAACACCGTTACTTTGGAAAGTAAGGAGAAAAAACTCACAATTGGCATATCCTACGGCGACATAAAGCTGAACATCGACAATgtaaatgtaaaaataaaatcgCACAAAAAAGAGAAAACTACCACTGAAGCGAACTCATCTATTGCAGATGATTTGCACAACGGTTTCGCTGCTGTTACTAAGTatcaaatgattttattaatattattagtggTGTTAAATGTATTCCGCAAGTAG